In Neisseria dentiae, one DNA window encodes the following:
- a CDS encoding DUF6683 family protein, with translation MSFRLKPYLLAAVLAFVPLASIQPAHAFDYGYMADNYFATYHIDNAFQRNLWENQEKYGTGYKNAKKSSKKTTPSSGSTGSKSSNKADNNSTAHRYMHSSGISNQVNNQMIAAMKSDLRSQGKLNSQTESQLNQLAKANLIEGVKNSLKSDSYEQNSLATAMAYWVVVNYGISQQKDLAKLKAHGMVAQLQSAIGSDSGLSSLNNSEKQKMAEMLYWAGSLQMAMYLEALQSGNHKYINQSVNGAKQALGKMGISASQIGHGSRGLEFR, from the coding sequence ATGTCTTTCAGGCTCAAACCTTATTTGCTTGCCGCTGTTTTGGCTTTTGTGCCATTGGCGAGCATCCAGCCGGCGCATGCCTTTGATTATGGTTACATGGCAGACAACTATTTTGCCACTTACCATATAGATAATGCTTTTCAAAGAAATCTTTGGGAAAATCAAGAAAAATACGGCACAGGTTATAAAAACGCCAAAAAAAGCAGTAAAAAAACCACCCCAAGTTCCGGTAGCACCGGCAGTAAAAGTAGCAATAAGGCCGATAATAACAGCACCGCTCATCGCTATATGCACTCTTCCGGCATTAGCAACCAAGTTAATAACCAAATGATCGCAGCAATGAAAAGCGATTTACGATCTCAAGGCAAACTAAATAGCCAAACTGAAAGCCAGCTAAACCAGCTTGCTAAAGCCAATCTTATTGAAGGTGTAAAGAATTCATTAAAATCAGATAGTTATGAGCAAAATAGCCTTGCTACGGCGATGGCGTATTGGGTAGTAGTCAATTATGGTATCAGTCAGCAAAAAGACTTGGCAAAATTAAAAGCGCACGGCATGGTAGCACAGCTACAAAGCGCCATTGGGAGCGACTCTGGCTTATCTTCGCTCAATAATAGTGAAAAACAAAAAATGGCAGAAATGCTATATTGGGCAGGCAGCCTGCAAATGGCAATGTATCTGGAAGCTCTGCAATCAGGTAATCATAAATATATTAATCAAAGTGTTAATGGTGCAAAGCAGGCACTTGGCAAAATGGGTATTAGCGCCAGCCAGATTGGCCATGGTAGCAGAGGCCTTGAGTTTCGTTAA
- a CDS encoding pseudouridine synthase, producing the protein MPNSPQETLRLSKRMAELGLCSRREADGYIEQGWVKVNGKTAVLGQKVSRADRIDLNKQAHEKQAQRVTILLNKPVGYVSAQAEKGYKSAAELITPENRWEGDDSRIEFSEKHKFGLAPAGRLDIDSVGLLVLTQDGRIAKQLIGENSGSEKEYLVRVRGKLDEEGLKLLNHGLSLDGEKLKPAKVEWQNEDQLRFVLKQGKKRQIRRMCELVGLRVTGLKRIRMGKVKLGRLPPGKWRYLRHDETF; encoded by the coding sequence ATGCCCAACTCCCCGCAAGAAACCCTACGCCTTTCCAAACGCATGGCCGAACTCGGCCTCTGCTCGCGCCGCGAAGCCGACGGCTATATCGAGCAGGGCTGGGTGAAAGTAAACGGAAAAACCGCCGTGCTCGGCCAGAAAGTTTCCCGCGCCGACCGCATCGACCTCAACAAACAGGCACACGAAAAACAGGCGCAGCGGGTAACGATACTGCTCAACAAACCCGTCGGCTATGTAAGCGCGCAGGCCGAAAAAGGCTATAAATCCGCCGCCGAGCTGATTACCCCCGAAAACCGCTGGGAAGGCGACGACAGCCGTATCGAATTCAGCGAGAAACACAAATTCGGCCTCGCCCCTGCCGGACGTTTGGACATCGACTCGGTCGGTCTGTTGGTGCTCACGCAAGACGGCCGCATCGCCAAACAGCTTATCGGTGAAAACAGCGGCAGCGAAAAAGAATACCTCGTGCGCGTGCGCGGCAAGTTGGACGAAGAAGGCTTAAAACTGCTCAACCACGGCTTAAGCCTGGACGGCGAAAAGCTCAAACCCGCCAAGGTGGAATGGCAAAACGAAGACCAGCTGCGCTTTGTGCTAAAACAGGGCAAAAAACGCCAAATCCGCCGTATGTGCGAGCTGGTCGGCCTGCGCGTAACCGGTCTCAAGCGCATCCGCATGGGCAAAGTGAAACTGGGCAGGCTGCCGCCGGGCAAATGGCGCTATCTGCGGCACGACGAAACCTTTTAA